The following coding sequences lie in one Spinacia oleracea cultivar Varoflay chromosome 1, BTI_SOV_V1, whole genome shotgun sequence genomic window:
- the LOC110804226 gene encoding uncharacterized protein, which yields MDNFHGIPPPPGVQSSPNFVSSTSSLPSSQHISNVPRPHDPFFQHHTNHPFTVPPYTYQPPHGQAFQPHVGPPPQFNVPPYAQFPAQMPNNYQYGNGLPHPMPAYQPPQQTIPSNLNVAPHSMIQLPQPGTRNVVGPGVGAGASASATGPLPLNVGSFENVTQGAPATEHKQKVLNDRTNCVQSEAVISDPSNVRPNGLSNSQIEAVQGTPLVDSGQKSVETDKISSGEDQGPYHQATSHYPQRRDDDIETVAQAAVLREQEIATQRIFQSQRQARGTSTLPEDKKDFLSEQCDPSAIKEHLLKLTAEHRAEVAEKRGKPPASGKDNLEIGNGYGVPGGGAYSNAVLPRTSGLGGEVSNKSANLAGESHQKHGVKELPEYLKQKLRARGILKNEPAKDDFAASDSKLKAQSTQLADNINLLPGWMEAKDPESGASFYYNQSTGKSQWERPVETNMSSQSPSTSSLSEEWEEALDETSGQKYYYNKKTQVSQWENPHAEQKIAPVHASGGTSRNVKDDIWMEQPSMLEKCLNCGGWGVGLVQAWGYCNHCTRTLNLRQSQNFGHSGSKQQSKNDMNGGQDSDNRSSNQRSGSRPPINKGGGRYNKKRSYGEDDELDPMDPSSYSDAPRGGWVVGLKGVQPRAADTTATGPLFQQRPYPSPGAVLRKNAEVASSKKKPGSNYTAISKRGDGSDGLGDAD from the exons ATGGACAACTTTCACGGAATTCCTCCCCCGCCTGGTGTACAGTCCTCACCAAATTTTGTTTCTTCAACTTCATCTCTACCATCATCGCAGCACATTAGCAATGTTCCTAGGCCTCATGACCCGTTCTTTCAACATCATACGAACCATCCGTTTACTGTACCTCCTTATACATATCAACCTCCACATGGCCAAGCCTTTCAGCCACATGTTGGTCCACCACCTCAATTTAATGTCCCTCCATATGCTCAATTCCCTGCCCAAATGCCTAATAACTATCAGTATGGTAATGGGTTACCCCACCCAATGCCAGCCTATCAACCTCCACAACAAACAATCCCTAGTAACTTAAATGTAGCACCACACAGCATGATTCAGCTACCTCAACCAGGAACAAGAAATGTTGTTGGTCCTGGTGTTGGTGCTGGTGCTAGTGCTAGTGCTACTGGACCATTGCCTTTGAATGTTGGAAGTTTTGAGAATGTCACACAGGGAGCTCCAGCCACTGAGCATAAACAGAAGGTGCTGAATGATAGAACCAACTGTGTTCAATCTGAAGCAGTGATTTCGGATCCATCTAATGTCCGTCCAAATGGCTTATCAAATTCACAAATTGAAGCTGTGCAAGGGACTCCTTTAGTGGACAGTGGGCAGAAATCTGTTGAAACAGATAAAATTTCTTCTGGAGAAGACCAAGGGCCATATCACCAAGCTACTTCGCATTATCCTCAAAGACGAGATGATGATATTGAGACTGTTGCTCAAGCTGCTGTGTTACGTGAGCAA GAAATTGCCACCCAAAGGATTTTTCAAAGTCAGAG ACAGGCCAGAGGAACTAGCACGCTGCCTGAGGATAAGAAAGACTTCTTATCAGAACAGTGTGATCCAAGTGCTATAAAG GAGCATTTACTGAAGCTTACCGCAGAACATCGAGCAGAAGTGGCTGAAAAAAGAGGGAAGCCCCCTGCTTCTGGGAAAG ATAACTTGGAGATAGGTAATGGTTATGGTGTACCAGGTGGAGGTGCTTATTCAAATGCTGTACTGCCAA GAACATCAGGTCTTGGTGGAGAAGTAAGCAACAAAAGTGCTAATTTGGCTGGAGAATCACATCAGAAGCATGGGGTAAAAGAATTGCCGGAGTACCTTAAGCAGAAGCTGAGGGCAAGAGGAATTTTGAAAAATGAGCCTGCTAAAGATGATTTTGCTGCAAGTGACTCT AAGCTAAAAGCACAATCAACTCAATTGGCAGATAATATCAACCTGCTTCCTGGATGG ATGGAAGCAAAGGACCCTGAAAGCGGTGCTTCATTTTATTACAATCAGAGTACTGGAAAGAGTCAGTGGGAAAGACCAGTTGAAACAAATATGAGTTCTCAAAGCCCTTCAACTTCATCTTTGTCTGAAGAATGGGAAGAAGCACTTGATGAAACATCTG GTCAAAAGTACTACTATAATAAGAAAACCCAAGTTTCACAATGGGAAAATCCTCATGCGGAGCAGAAGATTGCTCCAGTGCATGCCTCGGGTGGTACTTCAAGAAATGTCAAAGACGATATTTGGATGGAGCAGCCTTCTATGCTAGAGAAATGCTTGAATTGTGGTGGTTGGGGAGTAGGACTTGTACAGGCCTGGGGTTACTGTAACCACTGCACAAG GACTCTGAACCTTCGTCAAAGCCAAAATTTTGGGCACAGTGGAAGCAAGCAGCAGAGTAAGAATGACATGAATGGAGGGCAAGATTCAGACAATAGATCTTCCAATCAAAG ATCCGGTTCACGACCTCCAATCAATAAAGGAGGCGGAAGATACAATAAGAAACGGTCTTACGGTGAGGATGATGAGTTGGATCCTATGGATCCGAGCTCTTATTCTGATGCTCCACGTGGCGGCTG GGTTGTAGGCCTTAAGGGAGTGCAGCCAAGGGCAGCAGATACTACAGCAACG GGCCCTCTGTTTCAGCAGCGTCCATACCCTTCTCCGGGAGCTGTGTTGCGAAAGAATGCCGAAGTTGCATCATCAAAGAAGAAACCAGGTTCCAATTACACAGCTATCTCTAAGAGAGGCGATGGAAGTGATGGACTCGGTGATGCTGACTAA
- the LOC110804227 gene encoding probable aspartic protease At2g35615 has translation MSRYSHLKTGTILVILSSILALTSSQPSNGSFHLSLIHRDSSFSPLYNPRETLYDRVRYSFIRSKARLSYLISRVDGDGGDFQGSIEADDGEYFVRFSIGTPPVQMLASIDTASPMVLTRCLRSLTYNNITCNSSNCALLPDNACDSSNMCSFSYRSNSLIGSDVFTFEPSNGGVIPLENIIFGCEYGSDTTFTRSNGILGLGYHNLSLIMQTSSITEPKFTYCLGKISDPEAKRFLVLGSGFFLEGQTTSLKVIEGKYNLVLEGISIGRKKLMIPPEIFQQRTPLGGGVIIDAETTLTFLAPLAYNQLVGDLEKELGLAMVIWPDPPYDRCYNGKLSDIQKFRGLIFHFEREVNVLLGIDNLFLQVDDGMFCLAVLPSPVGGTSVLGSLFQQSYSVGYHLGQMLVSFQPMQCELIEQHLS, from the coding sequence ATGTCTAGATATAGTCACCTAAAAACCGGAACAATACTTGTCATTCTATCTTCTATTCTTGCACTGACTTCATCTCAACCATCAAACGGAAGCTTCCACTTAAGCCTCATCCACCGCGACTCTTCCTTCTCGCCTCTATATAACCCCCGAGAGACTCTTTATGACCGTGTTAGATATTCCTTTATTAGATCCAAAGCCCGTCTTTCTTATTTGATTAGCAGAGTTGATGGAGATGGAGGTGATTTCCAAGGTAGTATTGAAGCTGATGATGGTGAATACTTTGTTAGATTCTCCATTGGAACCCCTCCAGTACAAATGCTAGCTTCTATAGACACCGCTAGCCCAATGGTTTTGACTCGGTGTTTACGATCCTTAACTTACAATAACATTACTTGTAATTCTTCAAACTGTGCTCTTCTACCTGACAATGCCTGTGATTCTTCCAACATGTGTAGTTTCAGTTATCGCTCTAATAGTCTTATTGGAAGCGATGTCTTCACATTCGAACCTTCAAATGGAGGAGTCATTCCCCTTGAAAACATCATCTTTGGTTGTGAGtatggctctgataccactttcaCTCGATCAAATGGAATTCTTGGTCTTGGTTATCATAACTTATCGTTAATAATGCAAACGAGTTCAATAACCGAACCCAAATTCACCTATTGCTTGGGGAAAATCAGTGATCCTGAAGCAAAGCGGTTTTTGGTATTAGGAAGTGGTTTCTTCCTAGAAGGACAAACTACTTCCTTGAAGGTGATTGAAGGGAAGTACAATTTAGTTCTTGAGGGTATAAGTATTGGTAGAAAGAAGCTAATGATACCACCGGAGATATTCCAACAACGAACACCGTTAGGTGGTGGAGTGATAATCGATGCTGAGACTACATTGACATTCTTAGCACCATTAGCATACAACCAATTAGTTGGGGATTTGGAGAAAGAACTTGGATTAGCCATGGTTATATGGCCTGATCCTCCATATGATCGATGTTATAATGGAAAATTAAGTGATATACAAAAGTTTCGAGGGttgatttttcattttgaaagagAGGTTAATGTGCTATTGGGTATTGATAACTTGTTCTTGCAGGTGGATGATGGTATGTTTTGCTTGGCAGTGTTGCCGAGTCCTGTAGGAGGAACTTCAGTTTTAGGGAGCTTATTTCAACAATCTTATAGTGTTGGGTATCATCTAGGTCAAATGTTAGTTTCATTTCAACCAATGCAATGTGAGCTTATTGAACAACATTTATCTTAA